Proteins encoded in a region of the Oncorhynchus gorbuscha isolate QuinsamMale2020 ecotype Even-year linkage group LG16, OgorEven_v1.0, whole genome shotgun sequence genome:
- the LOC123999468 gene encoding sphingosine 1-phosphate receptor 2-like → MTLCRKATVLCHPVVAMKSKYSQYYNRTLIHAYYVFAKDMTSEELEERTNGKAQLSSLNIVFVIICSIIILENLLVLIAVFRNKKFHSAMFFFIGNLAFSDLLAGSAYIANIFLSGPRTFELVPVQWFIREGTAFIALAASVFSLLAIAIERYIAITKVRVYGSNRTCRMFLLIGTCWVTSILLGGLPIIGWNCINNLPECSVLLPLYSKKYILFVVTIFSIILLSIGILYVRIYLIVRSSHQEATNSPAYALLKTVTIVLGVFIVCWLPAFTVLLLDTSCRRLDCPVLSKADIFFGIATLNSALNPLIYTLRSKDMRKEFLRVLCCWGLLTSGRPTDRCLVPLKSSSSMEHCTNKHEHQTTPIMQAECTTCV, encoded by the coding sequence ATGACTCTTTGTCGAAAAGCCACCGTGCTCTGCCACCCCGTTGTTGCCATGAAGAGCAAGTATTCCCAGTACTACAACCGGACCCTGATCCATGCCTACTATGTGTTTGCCAAAGACATGACCTCGGAGGAGCTGGAGGAGCGCACCAACGGGAAGGCCCAACTCAGCTCCCTCAACATCGTCTTCGTCATCATCTGCAGCATCATCATTCTGGAGAACTTGCTGGTGCTCATTGCCGTGTTCCGCAACAAGAAGTTCCACTCCGCCATGTTCTTCTTCATCGGGAACCTAGCCTTCTCCGACCTGCTGGCCGGCTCTGCCTACATCGCCAACATCTTCCTATCAGGGCCAAGGACCTTTGAGTTGGTGCCGGTACAGTGGTTCATCCGGGAGGGCACAGCCTTTATAGCGCTGGCCGCCTCTGTCTTCAGCCTGCTGGCCATCGCCATCGAGCGCTACATCGCCATCACCAAGGTCAGGGTGTACGGCTCCAACAGGACATGTCGTATGTTCCTGCTGATCGGGACGTGCTGGGTCACCTCCATCCTCCTGGGGGGCCTGCCGATCATCGGCTGGAACTGCATCAACAACCTGCCTGAGTGCTCGGTCTTGCTGCCTCTCTATTCTAAGAAGTACATCCTGTTTGTGGTCACCATCTTCAGCATCATCCTGCTCTCTATCGGCATCCTTTACGTGCGCATCTACCTGATCGTGCGCTCCAGCCACCAGGAGGCCACCAACTCTCCGGCCTACGCCCTGCTGAAGACGGTCACCATCGTGCTGGGCGTCTTCATCGTGTGCTGGCTGCCCGCCTTCACAGTCCTCCTCCTGGACACCTCCTGCCGCAGGCTGGACTGCCCCGTCCTCTCCAAGGCAGACATCTTCTTCGGCATCGCCACGCTCAACTCGGCACTCAACCCACTGATCTACACGCTACGCAGCAAGGACATGAGAAAAGAGTTCCTGCGCGTGCTGTGCTGCTGGGGGCTGCTGACCAGCGGGCGCCCCACTGACCGATGCCTGGTGCCCCTCAAGAGCTCCAGCTCTATGGAGCACTGTACCAACAAACACGAACACCAGACCACGCCCATCATGCAGGCAGAGTGCACCACCTGTGTCTGA